The DNA window CATCGCCGCCGTGCTGGCCGAGATCACCGAGCGGGGCCCGCTGGCGGCGTCACAGCTGTCGGACCCCCGCCGCCGGGCGGGTGAGTGGTGGGAGCGGCGCAGCTCCGGGCGCCTGGCCCTCGAGTGGCTGTTCGGGGCCGGGGACCTGGCGGCGTGGCGCAGCCCGGGGTTCGAGCGGATCTACGACCTGACCGAGCGGGTCATCCCCGCCGCCGTCCTCGACATCCCCACGCCCCCGGAGGAGGAGGCCCAGCGCGAGCTGCTCGCTCTGGCGGCCCGTTGTCTGGGCGTGGCCACAGTCGCCGATCTGGGCGACTACTTCTGGGTCCGTCCCGCCGTCGCCAAGCTCCGGGTGGCGGAGCTGGTCGAGGACGGCCGGCTGGTGCCGGTGTCGGTCGAGGGCTGGAGCCGCCCCGCATACACACTGCCGGGCGCCCGGCCCCGCCGGCCCCGCCGCGGGCACGCCACCCTCCTGTCCCCGTTCGACTCGCTCATCTGGACGCGCGACCGCACGGAGCGGCTGTTCTCCTTCCACTACCGCATCGAGATCTACGTCCCCGAGCACCTGCGCAAGCACGGCTACTACGTCCTGCCCGTGCTCCTGGGCGACGAGCTGGTCGGTCGCGTGGCCCTGAAGAGCGACCGGCGGGCCCGGGTGTTGAGGGTGGAGGGTGCCTACGCCGAGCCCGGCGTCGACCGCGCCGCGGTGGCGGAGGCCGCCGCCGGCGAGCTGGCCGCCCTCGGTGCCTGGCTGGGCCTGGAAGGCACGGTCGTGGCCCGCCGGGGAGACCTGGCTGCCGCCCTCGGCCGGGCCGTGCGGAACAGGTAAGCGGCCCGACCCTTCCCGCCCTCGACCGTCGCCTCCACCCGGCGGAGCCGGGGGCGCCGGTGCTACACATGGCCGATGCGGTTCGGGATCTTCTTCGAGCTTTCCACTCCCCGCCCGTTCGGCCCGGGCATCGAGCGGCAGGTCTACGACAATGCCCTCGAGCAGGCGAGACTGGCGGACGAGCTGGGCTTCGACTGGGTGTGGTGCGTGGAGCACCACTTCCTCGAGGAGTACTCGCACTGCTCGGCACCCGAGGTGGTGCTGGCGGCCATGGCGGCGCAGACCAACCACATCCGGGTCGGCCACGGGGCGGTGGTGTGCGTGCCGGAGATCAACCACCCGATCAGGGTGGCGGAACGGGCCGCCGCCCTCGACCTGATCTCGGGCGGGCGGCTGGAGTTCGGAACCGCCCGCTCGTCCACGTGGACCGAGCTGGGCGGATTCATGGTGGACCCCGACGACACCAAGAAGACGTGGGACGAGTTCGTGCGCGTGCTGCCCCGCATGTGGGCCGACGAGCCCTTCTCCTACGAGGGCCGCTCCTTCTCGATGCCGGAGCGCAACGTGCTCCCGAAGCCGGTGCAGAAGCCGCACCCGCCGATGTGGGTCACGGTGACCAGCCCCGGCACCGAGCTGGACGCGGCCGAACGGGGCCTGGGCTGCCTGGGGGTGGCGGCCACGACCTACGCCGAGCAGGAGCGCCGGACCAGGGAGTAC is part of the Acidimicrobiales bacterium genome and encodes:
- a CDS encoding LLM class flavin-dependent oxidoreductase encodes the protein MRFGIFFELSTPRPFGPGIERQVYDNALEQARLADELGFDWVWCVEHHFLEEYSHCSAPEVVLAAMAAQTNHIRVGHGAVVCVPEINHPIRVAERAAALDLISGGRLEFGTARSSTWTELGGFMVDPDDTKKTWDEFVRVLPRMWADEPFSYEGRSFSMPERNVLPKPVQKPHPPMWVTVTSPGTELDAAERGLGCLGVAATTYAEQERRTREYHRRVQSCDPVSTVINDQVTTLNFLYCHEDPDRAAATGMRMVQLFGLTNSHLLWTREAYPTRAYQSLGNLAPGGSSDRSGPGDPRGIPEGIGVGDPDRLVSVIQRWESIGVTGINCFVNACETIAQEEVLASMRLFAAEVMPKFREAASVSGGTGAC
- a CDS encoding crosslink repair DNA glycosylase YcaQ family protein — encoded protein: MPPPAALTQREARWLALSAQGLDASRRPRTRPAGANQLRRVMQQLGTIQLDAVNVVERTQFLVPFSRIGAYDPAGLRRMSEPGGAWFEYWGHAASLMPIELQPLLRWRMAFRRGDTPWGAAWFARRKAWRDEHADYIAAVLAEITERGPLAASQLSDPRRRAGEWWERRSSGRLALEWLFGAGDLAAWRSPGFERIYDLTERVIPAAVLDIPTPPEEEAQRELLALAARCLGVATVADLGDYFWVRPAVAKLRVAELVEDGRLVPVSVEGWSRPAYTLPGARPRRPRRGHATLLSPFDSLIWTRDRTERLFSFHYRIEIYVPEHLRKHGYYVLPVLLGDELVGRVALKSDRRARVLRVEGAYAEPGVDRAAVAEAAAGELAALGAWLGLEGTVVARRGDLAAALGRAVRNR